The following proteins are encoded in a genomic region of Coffea eugenioides isolate CCC68of chromosome 6, Ceug_1.0, whole genome shotgun sequence:
- the LOC113775489 gene encoding dirigent protein 17-like, which translates to MDNTCKVEELEMPVTGIFQLPGEPAIVINGLPPMGPRDSAPSTSNVVSDAKQHENPGFGEWLVGREVLKLFGGQYYAGKVAKYDEEMGWYRVVYEDGDSEDLEWNELEEVLRPLDIMVPLKSISAKIIRRQQKSVQKPAKLGTGNMLG; encoded by the coding sequence ATGGACAACACGTGCAAAGTGGAAGAATTAGAGATGCCAGTAACAGGGATCTTTCAGCTACCAGGAGAACCTGCCATTGTGATAAATGGCCTGCCTCCAATGGGTCCAAGAGATTCTGCTCCTTCTACTAGTAATGTTGTTAGCGATGCTAAGCAACATGAAAATCCTGGTTTTGGTGAATGGTTGGTTGGAAGAGAAGTTCTGAAATTATTCGGAGGACAGTATTATGCTGGAAAAGTCGCCAAGTATGATGAGGAAATGGGCTGGTACAGGGTGGTCTATGAAGATGGTGACTCTGAAGATCTCGAATGGAATGAGTTGGAAGAAGTGCTTCGTCCCCTGGATATCATGGTGCCTTTGAAATCTATATCAGCAAAAATAATTAGGAGGCAACAAAAATCTGTTCAGAAGCCTGCAAAACTTGGGACTGGTAACATGCTAGGTTAG
- the LOC113774551 gene encoding uncharacterized protein LOC113774551, producing MPGIASAAAAAAAERNDHQFAKGATPSYKSLSSSNGFWSKHREDISYNQLQKFWNELSPQARQELLRIDKQTLFEQARKNMYCSRCNGLLLEGFLQIVMYGKSLQQEGAGTQYPCNRLGALKNQNDVDFCGTDGCDDDIQDPSVHPWGGLTTTREGTLTVLDCYLYSESLKGIQNVFDSARARERERELLYPDACGGGGRGWISQGMGGYGRGHGTRETCALHTARLSVDTLVDFWSALGEETRLSLLRMKEEDFIERLMYRFDSKRFCRDCRRNVIREFKELKELKRMRREPRCTSWFCVADTAFQYEVSHDTVQADWQQTFVDTFGTYHHFEWAVGTGEGKCDILEFENVGLSGRVQVKGLDLSGLNSCYITLRAWKMDGRCTELCVKAHALKGQQCVHCRLVVGDGFVTITRGESIRRFFEHAEEAEEEEDDDSMDKDGNELDSECSRPQKHAKSPELAREFLLDAATVIFKEQVEKAFREGTARQNAHSIFVCLALKLLEDRVHVACKEIITLEKQMKLLEEEEKEKREEEERKERRRTKEREKKLRRKERLREKEKDREKKYSESTKHSQGPEISEHELTTIADGESNNICNGDFVSETGEAIPSGSLSPDIQDEQLLDEFIHSDLQNQSDSPDGDFANTNDGMSHFPIDHLKYSRRKLKFRKDFQQDTYSKWYDRRRYAIGSENGSMVNKYEARHHSDNFESVRSINGPAKQLRNFVAKSNIRNVGPKYSEKSACSSNRIHDRYESHACSCNQYSDFRLKVEPHMSRMVRENKSVFKSESVSDMSKPYYHINHNEYMRENCGRSKNKTINGSNVYNRDSSVTKKVWEPMESQKYLRSNSDSDVTLRCSTFKGETTESDQAPESSIASSSDNLTGITIQIKHEDKDLHAVIKSEPEAERNGENGFHPKEKSQQYKEATDEDGELCPMSRSLQATLDSSLSSSSNSDNCSSCLSEGDSNISSSNPQTTESSSSSDSDDASQNSEGRETSVCFQSGITVCQDAGIVKGENTCGVEHVKGQVVNDAATNTRGTLSSKANSENGRANMSINAQPQVVLPQLHNQSMQFPIFQSPPMGYYHQSPLSWPAAPTSGFMAFPPPNHYLFASPFGYGLNGNSHLMQYGTLQHPTPQMLNHSRVPVFQSVAQSNGINGKDHMKISNVGGTIETHAGANVQRVVSNGLQPRETPATAKKGMNLKTEGSDVRNTGFSLFHFGGPVDVPPGLKSEPTSLKEEIGTDLSSKLSADHSEGDQTCNKKSSIEEYNLFAASNGIKFSFF from the exons ATGCCAGGGATAGCATCTGCTGCAGCTGCGGCTGCGGCGGAGAGAAATGATCACCAATTTGCCAAAGGAGCAACGCCGTCTTATAAGTCGCTTTCTTCCAGCAATGGCTTCTGGTCCAAACATCGAGAGGATATCAGCTATAATCAACTTCAGAAG TTCTGGAATGAGCTATCACCGCAAGCTCGGCAGGAGCTTCTGAGGATTGACAAGCAAACGCTTTTCGAGCAAGCCCGTAAGAATATGTATTGCTCTAGGTGCAATGGGTTACTGCTTGAAGGTTTCTTGCAGATTGTCATGTATGGAAAGTCTTTGCAACAAGAGGGAGCAGGCACCCAGTATCCTTGCAACAGGTTGGGAGCTTTGAAGAATCAGAACGATGTTGACTTTTGTGGGACTGATGGATGTGATGATGATATTCAAGACCCATCTGTCCATCCTTGGGGAGGTCTGACCACGACACGAGAAGGAACACTTACAGTTTTAGACTGTTACCTGTATTCAGAATCCCTGAAGGGCATCCAAAAT GTTTTTGACAGTGCACGGGCTAGGGAACGAGAAAGGGAGTTGCTTTATCCTGATGCATGTGGTGGTGGAGGTCGAGGATGGATAAGCCAAGGAATGGGTGGATATGGCAGAGGGCATGGAACGAGAGAAACCTGTGCTCTCCATACTGCTAGACTTTCTGTCGACACGTTGGTAGATTTTTGGTCAGCCCTAGGAGAAGAGACCCGGCTATCCCTGTTAAGAATGAAGGAAGAGGATTTTATTGAAAGACTTATGTACAG GTTTGATAGCAAGAGGTTTTGTAGAGATTGCAGACGAAATGTAATACGTGAGTTTAAGGAGCTGAAGGAACTAAAAAGAATGAGAAGGGAACCTCGCTGCACCAGTTGGTTTTGTGTTGCAGACACGGCCTTCCAATACGAG GTATCTCATGACACAGTACAAGCTGATTGGCAACAAACATTTGTAGACACTTTTGGGACGTATCATCACTTTGAATGGGCAGTTGGAACTGGAGAAGGGAAATGTGATATTTTGGAGTTTGAAAATGTCGGTTTGAGTGGAAGAGTTCAAGTGAAAGGTCTAGATCTGAGTGGTTTGAACTCATGTTATATTACTCTAAGGGCTTGGAAAATGGATGGTCGGTGCACTGAGCTTTGTGTTAAAGCTCATGCTTTAAAGGGGCAACAGTGTGTACACTGCAGGCTTGTGGTTGGTGATGGCTTTGTCACCATCACCAGGGGTGAAAGCATTAGAAGGTTCTTTGAGCATGCTGAGGAGGCAGAGGAAGAAGAG GATGATGATTCCATGGACAAGGATGGAAATGAGCTAGATAGTGAATGCTCCCGTCCCCAGAAACATGCGAAGAGTCCTGAACTTGCTCGAGAGTTTCTCCTAGATGCTGCAACTGTAATCTTCAAGGAACAG GTTGAAAAGGCATTTAGGGAAGGAACAGCACGACAAAATGCTCATAGCATTTTTGTGTGTCTTGCTCTAAAGTTGTTAGAGGATCGCGTCCATGTTGCATGCAAGGAGATTATTACTCTAGAAAAGCag ATGAAACTtcttgaagaagaagagaaagaaaagcgAGAAGAAGAAGAGCGAAAGGAACGGaggagaacaaaagaaagagagaaaaagctGCGGAGAAAGGAGAGattaagagaaaaggaaaaggatagAGAGAAGAAATATTCTGAATCAACTAAACATTCTCAGGGTCCTGAAATTTCAGAGCATGAATTAACAACTATTGCTGATGGGGAATCAAATAATATCTGTAATGGTGACTTTGTCAGTGAAACAGGGGAAGCTATTCCATCTGGGTCTCTATCTCCAGATATTCAAGATGAGCAGCTTTTGGATGAGTTCATTCACTCAGATTTGCAAAATCAGTCTGATAGTCCTGATGGAGACTTTGCTAATACAAATGATGGCATGAGTCACTTCCCGATTGATCACTTGAAATATTCTCGTCGAAAGCTGAAGTTTCGCAAAGATTTTCAACAGGATACATACTCAAAATGGTATGACAGGCGGAGATATGCGATTGGTTCAGAGAATGGGAGTATGGTTAACAAATATGAAGCAAGACATCACAGTGATAATTTTGAGAGTGTGAGGAGCATTAATGGGCCAGCTAAGCAACTAAGAAATTTTGTTGCGAAGTCCAATATCAGAAATGTTGGACCCAAGTATAGTGAGAAGTCTGCTTGTTCCAGCAACAGGATCCATGACAGGTATGAATCTCATGCATGCAGCTGCAATCAATACAGTGATTTTCGATTAAAGGTGGAGCCACACATGTCAAGAATGGTCAGGGAAAATAAGTCTGTCTTTAAGTCAGAATCTGTATCAGATATGTCTAAGCCCTACTACCATATAAACCACAATGAATACATGCGTGAAAACTGTGGAAGATCCAAGAACAAAACTATCAATGGGAGCAATGTTTACAACCGAGATTCAAGTGTTACCAAGAAAGTTTGGGAGCCAATGGAATCACAGAAGTACCTGCGAAGTAACTCAGACTCTGATGTTACCTTGAGATGTTCTACTTTTAAAGGTGAAACTACTGAATCTGATCAAGCTCCTGAATCTTCTATTGCTAGCAGTTCTGACAATTTAACGGGGATCACTATTCAAATCAAGCATGAGGACAAGGATTTACATGCAGTAATAAAATCTGAGCCTGAAGCAGAGAGAAATGGCGAAAATGGGTTTCATCCAAAAGAAAAATCCCAGCAATACAAGGAAGCAACGGATGAGGATGGTGAACTGTGTCCTATGTCAAGATCTTTACAGGCAACATTAGATTCATCACTGAGCAGCTCTTCGAATTCTGATAACTGCTCATCCTGCCTTAGTGAGGGAGACAGCAACATATCATCTTCAAATCCTCAAACCACTgaatcttcatcttcatcagaTTCAGATGATGCTAGTCAAAACTCAGAAGGAAGAGAAACATCAGTCTGCTTTCAAAGTGGCATCACTGTATGTCAAGATGCTGGGATAGTAAAAGGGGAGAATACATGTGGAGTGGAGCATGTCAAAGGCCAGGTTGTCAATGATGCAGCCACAAACACCAGGGGTACTTTGTCTTCCAAAGCTAATAGTGAAAATGGAAGAGCAAACATGAGCATTAATGCTCAACCTCAAGTTGTGCTCCCACAATTGCACAACCAGAGCATGCagtttccaatttttcaatCTCCTCCAATGGGGTACTACCATCAAAGTCCACTTTCTTGGCCAGCTGCTCCTACTAGTGGGTTTATGGCGTTTCCCCCTCCCAATCATTATTTATTTGCTAGTCCGTTTGGGTATGGTTTGAATGGGAATAGCCATCTTATGCAGTATGGCACTTTACAGCACCCTACTCCCCAAATGCTTAACCACAGTCGTGTGCCTGTTTTCCAGTCTGTTGCTCAAAGCAATGGCATTAATGGAAAGGATCATATGAAGATCTCAAATGTAGGTGGTACAATAGAAACCCATGCTGGAGCTAATGTACAGAGGGTGGTCTCTAATGGGCTGCAGCCAAGGGAAACACCTGCTACTGCCAAAAAGGGGATGAATTTGAAGACTGAAGGATCTGATGTCAGAAATACAGGCTTCTCCCTTTTTCATTTTGGTGGACCTGTAGATGTTCCGCCTGGTTTGAAGTCCGAACCTACATCCTTGAAGGAAGAAATTGGCACAGATTTATCTTCAAAATTATCTGCTGACCACAGTGAAGGTGATCAAACTTGCAATAAGAAAAGTTCTATTGAAGAATATAACTTGTTTGCAGCAAGTAATGGGATAAAGTTTTCATTCTTCTGA
- the LOC113775176 gene encoding uncharacterized protein LOC113775176 gives MSSIFSPTSHLRLAPLYHRLGSNLHLQSLCCCFKLCHFLGGRQSSVLCKFPTISPNPKLKFQSTLGGTSPANEGTVSAINFEDLMEKDWSFLEHDDKNSKEQHNQKQDQIISAGEVGETSRVLISIGSEEFVDKIFNSSPCEQLLVVHDSLFILASIKEKYDKVKCWQGELIYLPEKWAPFEVVFLYFLPALPFQLGQILGTLAKHCLPGARVVISHVQGRQMVQEQQKQYPDVVAAELPDKTTLQDVAADNTFELVKFVDEPGFYLAVLKFQTENLVR, from the exons ATGAGTTCTATCTTCTCACCGACCTCTCACCTCCGACTTGCACCACTATATCATAGATTAGGAAGTAATCTACATCTACAGTCCCTCTGTTGTTGCTTTAAGCTGTGCCATTTCCTTGGTGGTCGACAGTCTTCAGTTTTGTGTAAATTCCCAACCATTTCGCCTAATCCCAAGCTCAAGTTTCAATCGACTCTTGGGGGTACAAGTCCTGCAAATGAAGGAACAGTTTCTGCGATTAATTTTGAAGATTTAATGGAGAAGGATTGGTCATTTCTTGAGCACGATGATAAAAATTCTAAGGAACAGCACAACCAGAAGCAAGATCAGATCATTTCTGCAGGGGAGGTTGGAGAAACTTCAAGGGTTCTAATTTCAATTGGTTCTGAAGAGTTTGTtgataaaatttttaattcttcACCTTGTGAGCAATTGCTTGTTGTTCATGACTCGTTGTTTATATTAGCAAGCATcaaagaaaagtatgacaaagtGAAGTGTTGGCAAGGCGAATTAATTTATTTACCAGAGAAGTGGGCACCTTTTGAAGTTGTGTTTTTGTACTTCCTTCCTGCTTTGCCATTTCAACTTGGCCAGATTCTGGGAACACTTGCCAAGCATTGTTTGCCAG GTGCAAGGGTTGTGATAAGTCATGTGCAAGGGAGGCAAATGGTTCAAGAGCAGCAAAAACAATATCCTGATGTAGTAGCCGCCGAGTTGCCAGACAAGACGACTTTGCAAGATGTTGCTGCTGATAATACATTTGAACTGGTGAAGTTTGTGGATGAACCTGGATTTTACCTTGCAGTCCTGAAATTCCAGACAGAGAACCTTGTTAGATAG